A genomic window from Synergistaceae bacterium includes:
- a CDS encoding adenylosuccinate lyase: MIDRYSERDISALWDEYNRLKVMLDVELAVCQAWTEQGRIPQEAMEDIAANAHFTVERVQEIEKRTQHDVVAFVSAVAENIGANGRYLHLGMTSSDILDTASSIMLRDSLNIVITALDELDAVVVELALKYKYLPTIGRTHGIHAEPMSLGLRFLNWHAELLRDRGRLEYAKKDVSAGKISGAVGTYAMCNPALEARVCELLNLEPAKVSNQILQRDRHAAVLNALAVMGSTLERMALEVRNLQRTEVREAFEPFGQGQKGSSAMPHKRNPIKCERICGMSRLLRGYALTGMENIALWHERDISHSSTERVIWPDAFNIAAFMVRSMTKILRGLTVDETRVRHNINKTNGLVYSQRVLTYLLDELKLSREDAYAIVQENAMKTASSGVAFLDLLLSDERLKGVVDPESIRDLFENDYYLRYVDEIFARFFE; this comes from the coding sequence ATGATTGACAGATATTCTGAGCGTGATATTTCTGCGCTCTGGGATGAGTATAACCGCTTGAAGGTGATGCTTGACGTTGAACTTGCTGTGTGCCAAGCGTGGACGGAACAGGGCAGAATCCCTCAGGAAGCGATGGAGGACATAGCCGCCAACGCACATTTCACCGTCGAGCGCGTGCAGGAGATCGAGAAGAGGACACAGCATGACGTTGTGGCGTTCGTGAGTGCAGTCGCGGAGAACATAGGGGCAAACGGAAGGTATCTGCATTTGGGGATGACGAGCAGCGACATTCTCGACACAGCCAGCTCGATAATGCTCCGTGATTCCCTCAACATAGTAATTACTGCCCTCGACGAACTTGATGCGGTAGTTGTTGAACTCGCGCTGAAGTACAAGTACCTTCCGACGATAGGCAGGACGCACGGCATTCACGCCGAGCCTATGTCTCTTGGCCTGCGCTTCCTGAACTGGCACGCCGAGTTACTGCGCGACAGAGGCCGCCTCGAGTACGCGAAGAAGGACGTATCTGCAGGGAAAATTTCCGGCGCAGTCGGGACGTACGCGATGTGCAACCCCGCTCTTGAAGCCCGGGTCTGCGAGCTCCTGAACCTTGAGCCCGCCAAAGTCTCGAACCAGATTCTTCAGAGGGACAGGCACGCCGCAGTGCTCAATGCCCTTGCGGTGATGGGTTCGACGCTCGAGAGGATGGCCTTAGAGGTCAGGAACTTACAGCGCACGGAAGTCCGCGAGGCCTTTGAGCCGTTCGGTCAGGGGCAGAAGGGGAGTTCAGCGATGCCCCACAAGCGCAACCCCATCAAGTGCGAGCGCATCTGCGGAATGTCGAGGCTTCTGCGGGGCTACGCGTTAACGGGCATGGAGAACATCGCCCTGTGGCATGAACGGGACATCTCCCACAGTTCGACCGAGCGCGTGATCTGGCCGGATGCGTTCAACATTGCGGCGTTCATGGTGCGGAGCATGACGAAGATTCTGCGGGGGCTCACCGTCGACGAGACTAGAGTCCGCCACAACATCAACAAGACCAACGGCCTCGTGTACTCCCAGAGAGTCCTGACGTACCTTCTCGATGAACTAAAGCTGTCCCGCGAAGATGCATACGCGATTGTTCAGGAGAACGCGATGAAGACGGCTTCAAGCGGTGTTGCGTTCCTAGACCTCCTGCTGAGCGACGAGAGGCTTAAAGGAGTTGTTGACCCCGAGAGTATCAGGGACTTGTTCGAGAACGATTACTATTTGAGGTACGTTGACGAGATATTCGCGAGGTTCTTCGAGTGA
- a CDS encoding YjbH domain-containing protein translates to MWEYPTAEVPDDGAGRFGYTGNSPYHYSFIDIAFLPWLEINTRLSTFDHRSMGNRSYMDKAMDLKLLLWHNSNPKMWFMPSIAAGVIDMMGTEVMKSWYGVATWRWGDVALTAGYGTDRLNGFFAGIEWDIADWLTVKAEYSPLDYSKERLLGGGRIVDENPSTKYNAGIVLKAPWGLEGSVSYQRGDEWAFTLTQRINLKGPFIGNAHKSFSAPGESRAITWDSIDAQELVARIASGLEKYTRVRDVDIKLEETDDGHRLSLSYENYGYSSHAEAMARVLVVLSAVMPETEELVLIHKNAGIPVVKAEFPGSLLFDLRARNLRDDDATGGAVFTWASADVAEADAEALLKKKAQHEVKAMVVYEPRIDQTLREEYMDRWDIDLIYNGRYSNGWGGKVDVRFPIHVHADTQDGIGLWWEKDFNDKIRLQTVGMTYANHFGAEGRAWLFGEGGWLDEEWFSANLWGRYYGKDGNWWIGARLGALHDRDPYSFAGLTSGRWVYFEDYGITRDVKTGKDWRDLMFVQAGYHFEDLDFDVQADYGQFADGDKGIKISATRHWDDTAIGFWYIDTEVNAPEKSFTRAGVHMELPADKWFGSWFGNSSAHIWEQNTLLISTWLMESGREGGMIRTPERMMSQLRPAAMRKNVGRLLSSYCSYDENGDDDKDKQEIRSLLEYITR, encoded by the coding sequence TTGTGGGAGTATCCTACCGCAGAAGTGCCCGACGACGGAGCAGGACGCTTCGGTTACACCGGCAACTCACCCTACCACTATTCATTCATAGACATTGCCTTTCTGCCATGGCTCGAGATCAATACGCGGCTATCAACGTTCGATCATCGCTCTATGGGCAACAGAAGCTACATGGATAAGGCTATGGATCTCAAGCTCCTGCTGTGGCACAACTCGAATCCCAAGATGTGGTTCATGCCGTCAATCGCTGCCGGTGTCATCGACATGATGGGCACGGAAGTCATGAAGTCATGGTACGGCGTAGCTACGTGGCGGTGGGGGGACGTGGCTCTTACCGCAGGCTACGGAACTGACAGGCTCAACGGATTCTTCGCTGGTATCGAGTGGGACATAGCAGACTGGCTGACCGTGAAAGCAGAGTACAGCCCGCTGGATTACTCCAAAGAACGACTGCTGGGCGGCGGAAGGATAGTCGACGAGAACCCGTCAACCAAGTACAACGCCGGAATAGTCCTGAAAGCTCCGTGGGGGCTGGAAGGCTCGGTGAGTTACCAGCGCGGCGACGAGTGGGCATTCACTCTCACACAGCGCATCAACCTCAAGGGGCCGTTCATCGGCAACGCACACAAGAGCTTCAGCGCGCCCGGCGAATCCAGAGCCATAACATGGGACAGCATCGACGCTCAGGAACTTGTCGCGCGTATAGCTTCCGGCCTCGAGAAGTACACGAGAGTTCGCGATGTTGACATCAAGCTCGAGGAGACAGATGACGGGCACAGGCTCTCGCTGTCTTACGAGAACTACGGCTACTCATCGCACGCTGAGGCAATGGCACGTGTGCTTGTTGTGCTCTCAGCGGTAATGCCCGAGACGGAAGAACTCGTGCTTATCCACAAGAACGCTGGGATTCCTGTCGTGAAGGCCGAGTTTCCCGGCTCGCTGCTGTTCGACCTCAGGGCACGCAACCTCAGGGACGACGACGCGACGGGCGGAGCAGTGTTCACGTGGGCGAGCGCGGATGTCGCGGAGGCAGACGCAGAGGCTCTCCTGAAGAAGAAGGCACAGCACGAGGTCAAGGCAATGGTGGTCTATGAGCCGCGAATTGACCAGACACTCAGAGAGGAATACATGGACAGGTGGGACATCGACCTCATCTACAACGGACGCTACTCAAACGGCTGGGGCGGAAAGGTTGACGTTCGCTTCCCGATTCACGTACACGCTGACACTCAGGACGGAATCGGCCTGTGGTGGGAAAAGGACTTCAACGACAAGATACGTCTCCAGACAGTGGGGATGACCTACGCGAACCACTTCGGCGCAGAAGGCAGGGCATGGCTGTTCGGCGAAGGCGGCTGGCTCGACGAAGAATGGTTCAGCGCAAACTTGTGGGGAAGGTATTACGGCAAAGACGGCAACTGGTGGATAGGCGCGCGTCTCGGTGCACTTCACGACAGAGACCCGTACTCGTTCGCAGGCTTGACGAGCGGACGGTGGGTGTACTTCGAGGATTACGGCATAACAAGAGATGTAAAGACCGGCAAGGACTGGCGCGACCTGATGTTCGTGCAGGCAGGGTATCACTTTGAGGACTTGGATTTCGACGTGCAGGCGGACTACGGACAGTTTGCCGACGGCGACAAGGGCATCAAGATTTCCGCGACAAGGCACTGGGACGACACAGCTATCGGCTTCTGGTATATTGACACAGAAGTCAACGCCCCAGAGAAGAGCTTCACGAGGGCAGGCGTTCACATGGAACTTCCGGCTGACAAGTGGTTCGGCTCATGGTTTGGGAACTCCAGCGCGCACATCTGGGAACAGAACACGCTGCTGATCTCGACATGGTTGATGGAGTCAGGCCGCGAGGGCGGAATGATTCGGACTCCCGAACGCATGATGAGCCAGCTCCGTCCTGCCGCAATGAGGAAGAACGTAGGGCGTTTGCTGAGCTCTTACTGTTCATACGATGAGAACGGCGATGATGACAAAGACAAACAAGAAATCAGAAGCCTTCTTGAATACATTACGAGGTGA
- a CDS encoding single-stranded DNA-binding protein: MRGFNRAIIAGNLTRDPDLRYTVNKKAYARFTVAVSSTWKNANGEVQENTDYINVVAWGAMAETCGKYLKKGSPVLIEGRIKTGSYDAKDGSGKRYTTEIYADNMVMLGSREGGQDTGFQQRQSGSSSPYNMPVPSDDDFGKSIGESGFGGGGFTPGFAGGNSGIPDNMDDSGGIPF; the protein is encoded by the coding sequence ATGAGAGGATTCAACCGCGCGATAATTGCTGGAAATCTGACCAGAGACCCGGACTTGCGCTACACCGTCAACAAGAAGGCTTATGCGCGTTTCACTGTTGCCGTCAGCAGCACGTGGAAAAACGCTAACGGTGAAGTTCAGGAGAACACGGACTATATCAATGTCGTTGCGTGGGGTGCGATGGCCGAGACCTGCGGAAAGTACCTGAAGAAGGGAAGCCCAGTGCTCATTGAAGGCCGTATCAAGACAGGCAGCTACGACGCAAAGGACGGAAGCGGCAAGAGATACACCACAGAGATATACGCTGACAATATGGTCATGCTGGGTTCAAGAGAGGGCGGCCAAGACACAGGCTTCCAGCAGAGGCAGTCAGGCTCGTCATCACCGTACAATATGCCCGTACCAAGCGATGACGATTTCGGCAAAAGCATAGGAGAAAGCGGGTTCGGCGGAGGAGGTTTCACGCCAGGCTTCGCTGGAGGGAACAGCGGCATTCCAGACAACATGGACGATTCCGGCGGAATACCGTTCTAG
- a CDS encoding DUF4177 domain-containing protein, translated as MRLTKLILAAAAGLCFASSAFGAARYEYKVVPLGSLTSLQKSKEAASRTEQVEELLNKWGSEGWEIGEIFAVRTTFDPNVFFVIMKRKLD; from the coding sequence ATGCGCTTGACTAAGCTGATACTGGCGGCGGCGGCGGGGCTGTGCTTTGCTTCTTCGGCGTTCGGGGCGGCAAGGTACGAGTACAAGGTCGTCCCGCTGGGGTCTCTCACGTCCTTGCAGAAGTCTAAGGAGGCCGCCTCACGGACTGAACAGGTCGAGGAACTGCTCAACAAGTGGGGGTCTGAAGGCTGGGAGATCGGCGAAATCTTCGCGGTGAGGACAACTTTCGACCCGAACGTCTTCTTCGTCATCATGAAGCGCAAACTTGACTAA
- a CDS encoding putative Ig domain-containing protein gives MKRSGYVFFLCVIVLLSFAASCYAENFSATTAGTHAISLTSGTASHVNATVTKTGDATGSSDGASGYDWTGSNAAVFASGGAQLTLSGSSTTINSDAVGGNAVFSYGGNLNGSNSGNGTKIIISDATITTTKNNSGGIMVTGGGIISADRLSITTSGGSSAAIRADRGGGTINVKGGTYTTNGQGSPAIYSTATIAGADVTLVSGIAQVVVIEGGNSVSLTNSNLTANHTTLNGQDTTHQAVLIYQSMSGDASDGSSYFTMAGGSLTNSQGDIFHVTNTTTTITLNSVTITNSDASGYLLRASADSWGTSGSNGGKVTLNATNQTLAGNILVDSASRLNMSLYGTSTFTGAVNTSGQAGAVKVTVSEGTTWTLTADSYVSALENKGTITLGSFKLYVNGTEYDGTSESAGSYDDSDDDETSGTAPVISTDVLKDATVGKSYSFMLKAGGTKPITWSADVALQDGFTLNASTGYIKGKPTVRASYPLTITASNSAGSTNKVFTLNVLDEKPTIKSFSAKTAYVDVPYKLTFTASKGTGDITWEISDDIPAGLSFDTVSAELSGIPSAAFNGYVRVGATNSGGSAVKRFKLTVKSQKPVISITGMGDAVKGQPYTASASVTGTNPITVTVNKLPAGVTYAYVSKDAAVNFSGTPTDWGKFSVKITAQNTGGKTTKTKSLKVNSAPAITTTTLKEATTGKSYSAKLKADGTKKIAWSVAEGSSLPAGINLKESSGALSGKTTGDGTYTVRFAATNDYGSDSKDLTLKVNAVAPKIRTSSLKKGTAGSPYSVTLKATGSTPLTWGCESTLPDGITFSDGTFSGTSTKAFSGNVTVTLSNNGGSVSKTYALVMKALKPTITTASLPSGTKGQAYTAMLEATGTPDIAWSWSGNPAGLALNAGTGAISGTPTASGTFRVKVTATNDAKASSKKISLTIADTESASNNAALPEDEEPGSETQDVSEMPEDEGRVLPEDLVIVAELGAISVDVAGMYDFDAELSGDAEIGAKMYWLARSSEPSEDDEIAEFSDEAGQETATVPESRKVKVSVWLMEGVTYEPAIAVSRK, from the coding sequence ATGAAGAGAAGCGGATATGTATTCTTCTTGTGCGTCATCGTCCTGCTTTCGTTCGCGGCTTCATGCTATGCGGAAAACTTCAGCGCAACAACGGCGGGCACGCACGCAATCTCCCTCACGAGCGGCACGGCAAGCCATGTCAATGCGACTGTAACCAAGACGGGCGACGCAACAGGTTCCAGCGACGGAGCGAGCGGCTACGACTGGACGGGCTCGAACGCGGCAGTCTTCGCGAGTGGCGGTGCACAGCTCACGCTGAGCGGGAGTTCCACGACGATCAACAGCGACGCGGTCGGCGGAAACGCAGTCTTCTCGTACGGCGGCAACCTCAACGGCAGCAATTCCGGGAACGGCACGAAAATCATAATCTCTGATGCTACGATAACTACCACTAAGAACAATTCCGGCGGCATCATGGTTACCGGCGGAGGGATAATCAGCGCGGACAGGCTCAGCATCACTACTTCAGGAGGTTCTTCTGCGGCGATTCGCGCGGACAGGGGCGGCGGGACTATCAACGTCAAAGGCGGAACGTACACCACGAACGGTCAGGGCTCTCCTGCTATCTACTCTACGGCGACGATAGCTGGTGCTGATGTTACGCTCGTTTCCGGGATTGCGCAGGTTGTAGTGATTGAGGGCGGGAACTCTGTAAGCCTGACGAACTCGAATCTTACCGCGAACCACACAACCCTGAACGGTCAGGACACGACGCATCAGGCGGTGTTAATCTACCAGTCAATGTCGGGCGACGCTTCGGACGGCTCGAGCTATTTCACGATGGCTGGCGGAAGCCTCACTAACTCGCAGGGAGACATCTTCCACGTAACCAACACCACAACAACTATCACCCTTAACAGCGTAACCATCACGAACAGCGACGCGTCGGGCTATCTTCTGCGGGCATCTGCTGACAGCTGGGGGACAAGCGGCAGCAACGGCGGAAAAGTTACTCTTAACGCGACGAACCAGACGCTTGCGGGCAATATTCTCGTGGACAGCGCGTCGAGGCTCAACATGAGCCTTTACGGTACATCGACGTTCACCGGTGCGGTCAACACGTCGGGGCAGGCCGGTGCGGTGAAGGTTACGGTGTCAGAGGGCACAACGTGGACGCTCACAGCAGACTCGTACGTCTCGGCTCTGGAGAACAAGGGCACGATAACTCTGGGCAGCTTCAAGCTGTACGTGAACGGCACTGAGTACGACGGCACCAGCGAGTCAGCAGGAAGTTATGATGATAGCGACGACGATGAGACTTCAGGAACAGCACCTGTGATCTCTACGGACGTGCTCAAGGACGCTACAGTCGGCAAGAGCTACAGCTTCATGCTCAAGGCGGGCGGCACGAAGCCCATAACGTGGTCAGCAGACGTTGCGCTTCAGGACGGCTTCACCCTTAACGCGTCAACCGGCTACATCAAGGGCAAGCCGACAGTTCGCGCGTCGTACCCCCTGACGATTACGGCGAGCAACAGCGCAGGCAGTACGAACAAAGTATTCACGCTCAACGTCCTCGACGAGAAGCCGACGATAAAGAGTTTCAGCGCAAAGACCGCCTATGTCGACGTTCCCTACAAGCTGACATTCACGGCCAGCAAGGGCACAGGCGACATAACGTGGGAGATAAGCGATGACATTCCTGCCGGCCTGTCGTTTGACACTGTAAGCGCAGAACTCAGCGGAATACCCAGCGCGGCCTTCAATGGTTACGTGAGGGTTGGTGCGACGAACTCCGGCGGCTCTGCAGTGAAACGCTTCAAGCTGACGGTGAAGTCCCAGAAGCCCGTGATCAGCATCACCGGCATGGGCGACGCGGTGAAGGGGCAGCCCTACACTGCGAGCGCGAGCGTAACGGGCACTAACCCCATCACCGTAACGGTCAACAAACTTCCTGCGGGCGTAACGTACGCGTATGTCTCGAAGGACGCTGCGGTGAACTTCTCGGGAACGCCGACGGACTGGGGGAAGTTCTCGGTGAAGATAACTGCGCAGAACACGGGCGGCAAGACGACCAAGACCAAGTCCCTCAAGGTCAACTCAGCTCCGGCGATAACGACGACAACCCTCAAGGAAGCCACGACCGGCAAGAGTTACAGTGCCAAGCTCAAGGCGGACGGCACGAAGAAGATAGCGTGGTCAGTCGCGGAGGGCTCGTCTCTTCCTGCGGGGATAAACCTTAAGGAATCAAGCGGAGCACTCAGCGGCAAGACGACAGGGGACGGGACTTACACCGTGAGATTCGCGGCAACGAACGATTACGGGTCTGACTCGAAAGACCTCACCCTTAAGGTCAACGCGGTAGCACCGAAGATTCGGACATCGAGCCTCAAGAAGGGTACTGCCGGTTCTCCCTACAGCGTTACCCTGAAAGCTACGGGGAGCACGCCGCTCACGTGGGGATGCGAGAGCACGCTTCCCGACGGAATAACCTTCAGCGATGGGACATTCAGCGGGACGAGCACAAAGGCCTTCAGCGGGAACGTTACTGTTACGCTCAGCAACAACGGCGGATCTGTCTCGAAGACTTACGCGCTGGTGATGAAGGCACTCAAGCCCACGATAACAACCGCGAGCCTTCCGTCCGGCACTAAGGGTCAGGCCTACACCGCGATGCTTGAGGCGACAGGAACTCCCGACATCGCGTGGAGCTGGAGCGGCAATCCTGCCGGGCTGGCACTCAATGCGGGCACTGGAGCAATCTCCGGCACGCCGACAGCGTCCGGGACTTTCCGCGTGAAGGTTACGGCCACGAACGACGCTAAGGCCTCGAGCAAGAAGATAAGCCTCACGATAGCTGACACAGAATCAGCATCAAACAATGCGGCTCTGCCCGAAGACGAAGAACCCGGCTCTGAGACGCAGGATGTCAGCGAAATGCCGGAAGATGAAGGACGTGTGCTCCCGGAAGACCTTGTGATTGTCGCGGAGCTCGGAGCAATAAGCGTTGACGTGGCGGGAATGTACGACTTTGACGCGGAACTTTCCGGCGACGCAGAGATTGGCGCAAAGATGTACTGGCTTGCCCGCTCGTCAGAGCCTTCGGAGGACGACGAGATAGCGGAGTTCAGTGATGAGGCAGGCCAAGAGACCGCGACTGTGCCCGAGAGCCGCAAGGTCAAGGTGTCCGTGTGGCTGATGGAAGGAGTAACGTACGAGCCTGCAATAGCAGTCAGCAGGAAGTAA
- a CDS encoding SLBB domain-containing protein has product MKLLRSSIVIMILSLASCAWGAATGGAAGGLPAGLGGGMTAVPDAPATPAAPTVTTGGQQGIDFSGVDAMQRSLGNNSPQNVDLTRGDAMLDTLQGQNQTDASGQGTAFNGTATATEINSYFDQILFSRTTDSDDETGSPMSQLMRRLPRFGMSFFRRPPSTYAPQDNVPVTQDYRIGVGDEITLTLWGIPEEGNFRVIVNRDGLATIPRIGAVRIAGYTLQEAERIISARLNQYYTGYQMNLSMGRLRSIMIYVTGNAARPGAYTVSSFATLVNALLASGGPSMNGSLRQIELKRNGRTVAIFDMYAMLLQGDKSQDARLEAGDVIYIPPVGPLVGLAGEVQTPGVYELNGATRVKDLLYIAGGLKAQTYRGRVQFYRVYDHSYAGASEGSLEEIEDIELADGDVLRLYPVYNFAATATVSGQVMRGGSFVIIPGHTRVSDLINRAGGLTVTASDRAELTRVTPSLEGPVNERFNINLFQAMQGDPMNDMTLQNGDELTVLVIPSWKTQIRVGISGEVVRPGVYAMFEGEKLSDLIERAGGFTNKAFLRGAVFTRQSVAAEQRRSLNQMADQMERELLESMQNTASAGSESSTGALSQEYQRRRQLIDNLRQLDIMGRVITKVDTPAAIRGTQYDYELKNGDYLRIPETPLTVNVMGAVYTSSSQLYNKSMSINGYVNAAGGPLKSAHKRMVYLLKSDGTTIRLTRSTAMLSSKQWTPPRGFSANVEPGDTIVVPVKYSNREASENFREAVDVIYKVAVAAGVIINALD; this is encoded by the coding sequence TTGAAGTTATTACGAAGCAGCATAGTGATTATGATTCTGTCGCTTGCTTCCTGTGCATGGGGAGCAGCAACCGGCGGCGCAGCAGGCGGACTTCCTGCCGGGCTTGGCGGCGGAATGACTGCAGTCCCGGACGCTCCGGCGACTCCGGCAGCCCCTACGGTAACCACAGGCGGACAGCAGGGCATCGACTTCTCGGGCGTTGACGCGATGCAGCGTTCACTGGGCAATAATTCCCCGCAGAATGTCGACCTCACGCGCGGAGATGCGATGCTCGATACGCTGCAGGGACAGAATCAGACGGATGCTTCCGGGCAGGGAACGGCTTTCAACGGAACAGCTACAGCTACAGAGATCAACAGCTACTTTGACCAGATACTCTTCTCTAGAACCACAGACTCGGATGACGAAACAGGAAGCCCTATGAGCCAGCTTATGCGCCGTCTTCCGCGCTTCGGAATGTCCTTCTTCCGCCGTCCTCCGTCAACGTACGCTCCGCAGGACAACGTCCCGGTAACGCAGGACTACAGGATCGGCGTAGGCGACGAAATCACCCTGACCTTGTGGGGAATCCCTGAGGAGGGGAACTTCAGGGTCATCGTGAACCGCGACGGCCTCGCGACAATCCCCCGAATCGGTGCTGTGCGCATTGCGGGCTACACACTGCAGGAGGCCGAACGCATAATCTCTGCGCGCCTCAACCAGTACTACACGGGCTACCAGATGAATTTATCGATGGGGCGGCTTCGCTCGATCATGATTTACGTTACGGGCAACGCGGCACGTCCGGGAGCCTACACGGTCTCGTCTTTCGCGACGCTGGTGAATGCTCTGCTTGCGTCGGGAGGGCCGAGCATGAACGGTTCACTACGCCAGATAGAGCTGAAGCGCAACGGAAGGACAGTCGCAATCTTCGACATGTACGCGATGCTTCTGCAGGGCGACAAGTCTCAGGACGCGCGCCTCGAGGCAGGGGACGTGATATACATTCCGCCGGTCGGGCCTCTGGTAGGCTTGGCCGGAGAAGTCCAGACACCGGGAGTGTACGAGCTCAACGGAGCAACCCGCGTGAAAGACCTGCTGTACATTGCAGGCGGGCTCAAGGCTCAGACGTACAGGGGACGCGTTCAGTTCTACCGCGTTTACGACCACTCCTACGCAGGAGCTAGCGAGGGAAGCCTCGAGGAGATCGAGGACATCGAGCTTGCGGACGGCGACGTTCTGAGGCTGTATCCGGTCTACAACTTCGCGGCGACTGCAACTGTAAGCGGGCAGGTCATGAGGGGTGGTTCATTCGTCATAATTCCCGGACACACGAGGGTTTCCGACCTCATCAACAGGGCAGGAGGCCTCACGGTTACAGCCTCTGACAGAGCAGAACTTACCCGCGTAACTCCTTCGCTCGAAGGGCCGGTGAACGAACGCTTCAACATAAACCTTTTCCAGGCGATGCAGGGCGACCCGATGAATGACATGACCCTGCAGAACGGTGATGAGCTTACGGTCTTGGTGATACCGAGCTGGAAGACGCAGATACGCGTGGGCATTTCTGGAGAAGTAGTGCGGCCGGGCGTGTACGCGATGTTTGAGGGCGAGAAGCTGTCTGACCTCATCGAACGTGCCGGAGGTTTCACGAACAAGGCCTTCCTGAGGGGAGCAGTCTTTACGCGCCAGAGCGTAGCCGCAGAACAGCGCAGAAGCCTCAACCAGATGGCAGACCAGATGGAGCGCGAACTTCTGGAATCAATGCAGAACACAGCCAGCGCGGGCTCAGAATCGTCGACAGGTGCGCTCAGCCAGGAGTACCAGAGACGCAGGCAGCTCATCGACAACCTGCGGCAGCTTGACATCATGGGCAGGGTCATCACGAAGGTAGACACTCCGGCGGCGATACGCGGCACGCAATATGACTACGAGCTCAAGAACGGCGACTATCTCCGCATCCCGGAAACTCCTCTCACCGTCAACGTCATGGGAGCGGTCTACACGTCCTCAAGCCAGCTCTACAACAAGAGCATGAGCATCAACGGCTACGTGAACGCGGCGGGCGGTCCGCTGAAGAGTGCGCACAAGAGGATGGTTTACCTGCTGAAGAGCGACGGCACGACGATACGCCTCACCAGAAGCACGGCAATGCTCTCCAGCAAGCAGTGGACACCTCCGCGCGGGTTCTCTGCGAATGTCGAGCCCGGAGACACGATAGTTGTGCCGGTGAAGTACTCCAACCGCGAGGCCTCAGAGAACTTCAGGGAAGCTGTTGACGTGATATACAAGGTAGCTGTTGCGGCGGGGGTGATCATCAATGCGCTTGACTAA
- the rpsF gene encoding 30S ribosomal protein S6, with amino-acid sequence MLVILDAAADADQAGEITQIEELIKRLGGSVSKTDAWGKRTLAYPIRKQPEGYYVLFNFELEPSQTFELRRVLGLRANVYRQLVIVLDD; translated from the coding sequence ATGCTAGTAATTCTTGACGCAGCAGCCGATGCCGACCAAGCAGGAGAGATCACGCAGATTGAGGAACTCATCAAGCGTCTCGGAGGCAGCGTGTCAAAGACAGATGCGTGGGGCAAGAGAACCCTCGCCTATCCCATCCGCAAACAACCCGAAGGTTATTACGTGCTGTTCAACTTTGAGCTTGAGCCGTCCCAGACGTTCGAGCTCAGGCGTGTGCTTGGCCTGAGGGCGAATGTTTACCGCCAGCTAGTGATAGTTCTTGACGACTAA